TCAAGCGTCGCGACCGGGCTCGGGCTGCACGCGGCGAGAATGTTCGGCTGAAGCCTTCAGATCGCGCCGGCGACGAATTCTCCCAGGTCGTCAAGGCGATGGCTCCAGAAGATCGCCATCGGCGTGTCCTGCGCGCCAGCGTCCACCGCTGCACGCCGCCAAACCAGGCGGTTGTCATTCGGCCGCGTCCAGCACGCAGGCCGGAACGCGCAGCCGCGCGACGTCGCTTGGCTCGAACTTCGCCAGGCCGCCGCCATAGACGCGGCCGCTGTACAGGTCGGTGCTCCTGTTCATGTGATCGAGGACGCGGCGCAGCCGGCTCGCGGTGATGGGCTCGCGCGGGTATAGCCCGTGCGCGATGTTGAGATAGCTCAGGCGTTGCGGGTTCGGCCGAAACACCGGCGGTCGGCGGCCCATGTAGCTGACGAAAGCGGCCGGCGGCTCACGCATGTCGAGTGCGAACCACGGCTTGCGATGCCGCGCGATGTAGCCCTGATCGGCACCGCGAGCTAGCGCCAACTCGATGAAATGCAACGCCGCTAAGCGCTGTTCGGTGCCGAGCTGGTCGAGATCGCGGGGCAGGTTGACGACCTTGCACGCCCGAATGCGCGCATCGGCGGCGAGCACACTGCCATTGATGATCTCGCGCGCCCGCGTGACGGCCGGTACGGTCAGTTCATTCGCAACGACGTCCGATTCGGACGGCAGCACCCAAACCTCGTTCCGCCCTGTGACCTGACCGCGGGTGATGCGAAACAATTCGCCGAGTTCGATGCCCTGCGCCGCCTCGAGCCGCCCCGGCTGGCACAGCGCGGACCAGCGCGAGCCGCTGCCCAGCGATTCGATCTCGCGGACGCGCTCGAAGCGGCGTTGCCTGATCAGCCCGAGTTGTACCGGACTGCTGCGCGCCATGCATTCCACCTCGACGACGACGGCCGACACCAACGCATCGGCAAAGACCGGTTCGTCGGCCGGCGCAAGCCACAGCGAGCGAAGCGGGGCGCCGCCCTCTGTCGTGATCAGCGCGCGCAGCGCCGACCCGTAGCCGTTGTCGAGCCACTCCGCAGCGGTAACGAAGCACAGTGCGTCGCCCGGACGCATCAGCTGGACGGCGCGCAGCATGAAGTGTGCGTGCAAGCCGGCCAATTGCGAGGCGCCGATGCCGCGTGCGGCCATGCCGTCGCGATACCACTGCTTCCACTGCGCTTCGATATCGTGATGGCGCACGTACGGCGGGTTGCCGAGCAACAGCATCCGCCCGTGCGACTCGAGCGGCGCCGAACGAAAGTCGGACTCGACGATGTCGATGCGCTGTTGCACGCCACCGTCGCGAATGCGTTGTCTCAGCAGCTTGACCATCCGCGCATCGTTTTCCACCGCGACGACCCGCGACGCAGGAAAGCGCCGCGCGGCGGCGATCGCGAAGCGTCCGCTGCCCGCACCGG
Above is a genomic segment from Pseudomonadota bacterium containing:
- a CDS encoding methyltransferase domain-containing protein produces the protein MNARQFWRGQPALFASPEDADAPGELDYATMSVGQRRASGITLTPAWLVDRMLGLVEARGSFDTIVDAGAGSGRFAIAAARRFPASRVVAVENDARMVKLLRQRIRDGGVQQRIDIVESDFRSAPLESHGRMLLLGNPPYVRHHDIEAQWKQWYRDGMAARGIGASQLAGLHAHFMLRAVQLMRPGDALCFVTAAEWLDNGYGSALRALITTEGGAPLRSLWLAPADEPVFADALVSAVVVEVECMARSSPVQLGLIRQRRFERVREIESLGSGSRWSALCQPGRLEAAQGIELGELFRITRGQVTGRNEVWVLPSESDVVANELTVPAVTRAREIINGSVLAADARIRACKVVNLPRDLDQLGTEQRLAALHFIELALARGADQGYIARHRKPWFALDMREPPAAFVSYMGRRPPVFRPNPQRLSYLNIAHGLYPREPITASRLRRVLDHMNRSTDLYSGRVYGGGLAKFEPSDVARLRVPACVLDAAE